In the Arachis hypogaea cultivar Tifrunner chromosome 20, arahy.Tifrunner.gnm2.J5K5, whole genome shotgun sequence genome, aaaatatttttatttaataaaatatttgagtataataatataaaaatattatttatttatatattatattaaaaaaataatttttttctaacaaCTTAATAATACCTAAacaaattttatgttattttatttttgttaattgtttaaaataagattaaataTCAATCTTTATTCTCTACACGCAAAAACTTagcttttttattataaaattgttcTATCAAATTAGATGTATTATCCCATTACAAAATTATCTGATGTAAAGCAGTCATTAAAGTGTTACAATTTAGACTAGTTCGTGAAATTCTTACGAAGAAAATGAACACTAACTAAGAACCAAGAACACAGAACCTCAAAGAGAAAGATACTTGAGgtacaacctaaagaaaaagaagatatctTTTTGAGTATTTTACACATATACTAGTATGTTGAGCAGTGATGACCTTACCACACACGCAAGTTACACCAAAATAACAGAATTATTTTCTAGGGTTAATGttcaaattcgtccctgaaagattACGTGATCTTCATTTTTGTCcccgaatgatttttttaatcaaattagtccttgaaagataaactgttagtcaaattagtccttccgtcaattggatgatgacgtgtcatgTTAAGTGCCATGTGACATGATGACGTGACACGCCACGTGGCAGGTCAGTAACACGTGGCACGCCACGTGGCAGGTCAGTGACACGTGACGtcacttgacatataaaaaaaatttttattagtcaaaatagttcttgaaagttcagacgtaagtcattttcatccctcaaattttaaaaattagtcgaactagtccttatataattttttttattttttcttcataaaattatctctctcctttaattcttctcaaaatctctcttattcttttctattttaaaacctttttcttacattactacattttgctggaatatatatatatatactcaaaattgaagtgtatgtatttattaacctaaacaaagttatatgctcaaaatcaaaatttatgtatgttaacctaaacaaagttataccactatttttttttattacttttttttttccattacgaTATTACTTATATACAGGATGTAATGGTAGTGATACTTAGAGTCAAAATTCAAGAAGATTTACAAATTTTGCTTcaattccaaattttacaaaatattgaaaatttgttggttaattattattattattattattattataaacgaATTGCTTCTTAAGCGTAATACGTGCAaacatcataataaatttttgtgtgtttcatatgtttgagatagattatataatttttcttttaatttcacaaatcaatgagataaaatgaaatagaaaatatTATACCTATGCATAACACAGGCTAATCCGCACTACTacattatataaatagatatgcttcgtattaaaataaaattccttttgttttaaatgaaatatttaaaaaattatattagaatattaaGATTCAAAAAGTGATTCCATAAACcagtttttcaattattgagttttactatataaattaaataataataaaagttataattttaaaaaatttaaaaaatttaaaatttaaaataattactatattatttagaaaaatttaaaatattaaatttttaaatatataatcaacaataatttgataaactcatttaaataaaaaaattcacataaaaaattacaatttgaaaatgtaaaattttaaaatataaatgacaaaataactttataaaaatttaattatttttattattttatgtaaagagaattttgtttattaaggtttaaaaaataatattaaaattagtagtataaaaaaatattataaatttaatattataaaaaaattatataaggactagtttgactaatttttaaaatttgagggatgaaaatgacttatgtctggactttcaaggactattttgactaataaaaaacttttttatatgtcaagtgacacgtggcatatcCACAGTACTAAAGCTGCTCCCTCTCCCAATCGTGGATGCGGACACTTAATTCATCATGGAGTTTGGAATCCCTATGGATTCACTCTTCCTTTTGAGCTAGGGCCAACCGCTATGAGCTGAAAACAAACCCTTTCATTCTAGCATCAGCATGGATTGACCAGAGACTGGGAGTAGTCGTCATCTTTGTCCATAGTAGTCATCCAGCCAGCAAGGGAAAGACCAGGTTGGTTTCTTAAAGACCAGCTTTTAGTGCCGTAGATCTTCTTAGAGATCCAATCATGTTTAACCATTCTACTGGGGAATCTTCCGTAGACTTCCGTTCAGACTGACTTTTAAGGGCACTTAAACCATACTTGAATGGAAATCTCTGGTTCGGTAGATAGCCTCTGGCAACTTTACGTAAGGCAGAGTTTGGTTTTTTGGGGGTGATAGTGGAAAAGTTGACAGATAAGTCTGAAAAGCGCAGCAAAGAAAACGGGGCTTATCTTTCATTCAATTTGACCTTTTGTGGGCACACCCTTGCGTGCCACGTGTTACTGACCTGCCACGTGGCGTGTCACGTCATCATGCCAcatggcacttaacgtgacacgtcatcatccaattgacggaaggactaatttgactaacagtttatctttcaaagactaatttgattaaaaaaattatttggagacaaaaatgaagatcgcgtgatctttcagggacgaatttCAACATTAACCCTTATTTTCTAACTACTTTTCACTAACTAATTTATTACTTAATTACATCATTACCCTTGACACAAGGAAATATTGAATTGAATATTTTGTGAGTTATCAATAGCTTTTCGTCAAGAAGGTAATGTGCTTCGAGCCTTCGAGTCCCAAGAAATAATGAAACGAACCAACCCACCACCATCCTCTATATCCTTCCACCAACAACCATGATCTTACCTTTCAACCAATTCAGTAATGCCAGACTCATTATGTAGGGCTATACATggtttgattaattaaaaaaccaaatttatttttaattaaccaaaaatttaattttaattaattaattaaattagttttatatgataaaattgggtattaaccaattataaaatatgaaaattggtttttaactaattataaaaataaaaatcaattttaaaaaaacaattgatttttgaataaaaaaattagattttaaaaaaataacaaaaaaccggtttcttaaaaaaattatttttttaaattaaatttttaatctaaaaaattaaaattaaaattttttaaaatttaattttaattttgattaatcggttaaaaatattttttttaatatgcatttgattaattaattttaaaaaatataaatataattttaaaattattttattaaattaattaaccaaaatgtgattataattttttaaccaattaaccacattttgatttttaaatgtaCAACGCTCAGTATGGTATGCAAATTTTGGGGCAAGTCATATAAATCTTTTAACCTCTACAGATGTTTCTATTTCAAATGAGTAAGCCTATGTTGGTAATGAGTGTAATGACAAAAAAAAGTCTTTATCTTAAATCGTGGTTCATCTCTCTTGTATGATAAATGTAGAAATATATCTTATCAACTGAACAATTTTTTGCATGTATCGAACAAAAATCAGAATTTTTTAAATGTGTCAAAATTGAGTGCTGAAAACtatgtattttttgaattttagctTAATTTTTATGTGGTTCGTGATCAAGTTACACCAgaataataaaattcttttttaactatttttcatTAACAAACTTATTACTTACTTACATCATTATCCTTGACACAAGGAAATTGAATTAAACcatgtaaaaaatattaacattaaataataatttaagttTTTGGAAATTGTCATTTACATAGAGTGTTAGTAATTCTTTTGTAAAATATTATGTGCATTATACGGTTGGCATAGGAAatgctaaaaaaataataaattaaaaataaaagatgacaTGATAgtatttttaaagtatttaatttaaaattaattttatgaatgaacatttaaaaaaattataattaaaagattatataaaatattttatattattaatacattaaaattaaattttttaaaaataataataatctgaTAATAGAttctaaaaatattagtattcCATGAGTTATAGTTATACTTGTGCTAGTAGCGAGGTACTGTCGTCTAAGTTTTTTGTGAGGAGGTGAAAGATAGTATCTACAAGAGACTTCTATatcatagttgtaagaaccggaCCGGTGATCAAATCGGTCAGATTACTGGTTCACTAGTTTATTAGTTCAACCGATAAACCgctggttgaaccgataaaaccggtttcacatgaataaaaaatataaaatagtcaaaaacttaaaattaaaatttgaaatacatatttttactaacattttaagaacAGTTAAGTCAAATTCTATAAATAACTAATACAAATATAAACATATAATTAGTTCATACTACTATATAGTATCTTAATTAGATACAATAAGAATAACAATCTATGAAttatatccaaaaaataatttcaaggtctaaatatttttatataattaaataattatataaattttttttcagaataagtaatttttattttatttttttattcattatcatttttattttaaaattaattaatttatacttcaattaaaaaatgagttaagtatttccatgtatatatatatatatatatatgtattagttAGAAAgaattgatatatatattttaaaaagcaTTTAAAACGCCAAGGAAATGGGTTAGTCTAGTGGTTGTTAACTTGGTCTTCGGCACGCAGGTTGACCATTGACCACTTGTTGACCGGACCGGTTCGATTCTGAACCGTGTCGGTTTGATCGGTTTGTACCGGTTTTGACCGGTTCATTTCTTTAAGCGATTAGAATATTAAACCGGACCGGTATAAGGTTCGGTTCACCGGTTTTTCGGTCGAACTGGCCGGTCCGATCCGATTTTTACAACTATGTTCTATATATAAATTAGCAAGGgttttaagtaaattttttttgtagatTGTGTTCTTAATATACCTGAGGTGTCAGTATAGTTATAGTAAAATAGGTAAccactttttagtttttttttgttgggAAAGTCTTCCTTTTAAATACATAGAAGATATTTTAGGAGTCAGTCTTATTTAAATAAGTGAAACCAAACTCATGTCACTGACCTCTATAAAATTGAATAGAGATAGATCAAAATAATATCTATAAATTAGGTTTTATTCATTTTGGGCCGGCTAAATTATGGACACGAATAATTAGCAATTAGGTTTTACGTTGAAAAAAGTCAGTCCATTTTCGTGAAGCATTAAATTCAAAAAGGATAGAGGTTGCGTTGttatgaaataaaagaaaattaatgaaataaataaaagagtttaattattatcaatcttatttatttattcatttatttgaatgatttttttttcgttgtggaAGGTAGTTTCCTTTTTCAGTGTTGCCAAAACCCTTTGAAAGCCCTAATAAGCGAGGAAAATAGAGGGAATGACCTCTTCTATGGCGGTTCAGAGCTCCAATCCCCGCGAAGCAAAACCTTCAAAGAACGATCTCAGTTCTCACTTCTTCGGTAAGCACTTCTGATCCTCGATATTCCGTAACCGTTTCATTTTAATTTGTAACCACTTTGATCTTGAACGACGGAATAACATGATCGACTTACCGAGTCTCATTATTTGAAATCTTGGAACTTGGAACATTATAAGTTCACCGCTATTAGGATAATGCCACCGTCTAGTTATAGTTTTAGGATGGTTGTAATATATTAGGAATGAAAAcccatgttttttttttgttttttgctattttttcacttatttttctgttatttttgttGATGATAGCTAGGTTGATAGTGCTGCATTTGAATGTTTTTGGTAGCTGATAAATCCTTTatatttgaagcttcttgatttTTCTTAGTTGTTGAATTTATATGAGTAGAAAAATTTGCATACTGGGATCAAGTTATGATGTGGTGAATATGGGGTTTATACACTCTATATGTACTTAATCTGATACATGATTAACACTCAGGAATTTCTGGGTAACGAGTCATGGTATTAGCATAGGGTTTTACTTGTGAGAAGTACAAGTGTACAACCCTATAAGAAAATTGGGCTCTTTTTGGCTACACGCATTATTTCTCTTTGCATTGTACACTTTCTATTTGTTGATCTCGTTATCTTTTCTTATCCATCTTCAAACAAAGCTTTGTTGTCAGTAGAAAACAAATAGAGTTGTACTTGTTTTTCcttttatgaaattattatttaattattttcttatatatCGGTGTTCAAGTATGGAGAGAGTTTGTGTGGGGAGCTGTTGCTGGGGCTTTTGGGGAAGGAATGATGCATCCAGTTGATACCATTAAAACCCGAATACAAAGCCAAGCTATTCTTCCTGGAGTTCAGGTTTTTTGGTGACCCATAGATAAAATATCCTGTATTTTATTTGCTCACAAGCACAACATATACTAACATTTGAAAGTTCCATAGAAGTTTCTGTTCATATATACTTCTATCTAAAACTTCTTTGCTTTCCTGCAAACATTAGAATCAGAAGAGCATATTGCAGATGGTGCGACTTGTCTGGCATGAGGATGGAATAAGAGGTATGTTATTTTGATTATTTCCATGCTGTGGATTAATTTTTACAGTATTTTAAATATGAAATTCCCTTTGTTAAATGATAGGGAAGcttcttttgttttaaaaaataaaagcttATAGTCAATTATTTTTAAGAGAGCTGTTGGCAAAaatctttttccatttttcttttctgagTGTAAAATTAACGTTTGTTTATATTGTACACTTAGCCATCATTCACAAGAATTTTGTCATGCCATCAAAATCAgctttgttgttattattatgttCTACACGGCGTCCAACTTGAAAATATGTGCCTTTTATGATTGGTTTAAATTGTGTAGGCTTTTACAGGGGTGTAGCACCTGGCGTTATTGGGTCTCTTGCAACTGGTGCAACATATTTTGGTGTTATAGAGTCCACTAAAAAGTGGATTGAGGATTCACATCCTAGGCTTAAGGGCCACTGGGCACATTTCATTGCTGGAGCTGTTGGTAAGCTAATCTGGAGCATCTAAAACTTTTGTACCTTCTGAAGTTATTCATATTGACTCACTAAGTGTTATGTGTAGGAAAAAATGCAATGTGACTGAATATGCCAAAGTCCCCCCCcccctcttctttttctgtttcaGCGCCCATTTTAATTTTGTACATAAGTTTAGTATTTCTCCAGCAGGTTACAGTCTGTTGTCTCATACTCCTTTTAGGTATCAAAGCTTGTTGTCATACATTCCCTATATTCACTCCTTCCTTCTACAGtcaaatttattttaaacatgAATTCCATGAAACTCTGACCATTTGGTTTTGCAAAAATGATGTTCTGCctcattttaatgtatatttgcaGGAGATACTCTTGGTTCTGTTGTATATGTTCCATGCGAAGTGATGAAGCAACGCATGCAAGTGCAGGGGACATATTCATCTTGGAGTTCTATCGCCATGAATGATGGCATTGCCATGAATTCTAGCCAAAAACTGTATGGCTATTATACAGGGATGTTCCATGCGGGCTGCTCAATATGGAGAACACAGGGTGTAAAGGGTTTATATGCAGGGTATACTCTAGAAACACTCAATTTCTCTTATATAACTTACATAATGACACTAGAGGTCCTGTTTCAGATTTGATAGATTTTTGGATGCAGTATTGTATTCTAGGCAACAATCAGGCAATTCTTTCATGAttcagttttattattttgtaaatGTCAATAGGTGTCAGTTGACACTGAGTGGGTAAACAGCAACTGGAGATGTAAAATGAGTCTATGTGATATGAATGTGTCATAATGGGAAATCAAACTGTTCTGCTTTATATGAAATCTAGTTTCCTTCTAGATCCACAATAATTTACCATGTGATATATATACTATAATGATTCATTAACCCCAAATTTTATATTAGCTGGACATTACTATGTATATAATTGAATAGCTAGcttttacttatatttttaaaaaaatatcaatcatTCACCGACACAAAGTAGTTCAACCTTCAATTTATATGGAATCCTATTGGGGGGAAGCCTTGAAGTCTTGAGCTACTTACATAATATTCAATTAACAGTTAGGTTGAACTTCaatatttgcaagaatttagataGCAGGGTCAAAACTTACTGATCAcgtatctttttttatattaagatAATTGGtgaatttgtttatttatctCAACTTGGTGCATGAATCTTTTTCTTTGGCAGATATTTCTCTACTCTTGCAAGGGATGTTCCATTTGCTGGCCTAAtggtattattttatataattcgaagTTCCATTAGATTCAGTATTCCATAATTACCAATTTCtttgttttatatatacatatatgttatGAAGTAAATTTAAATGTGTTCTTGTTTGGCCTTTTCACATTTTGTTAGAAGTCCACCGACAGATGTGAAAGGCATCTTCTGATTTGTCGCTGCCATGTAGGGGCTTAAGTTGGCGCTAAACTTGACAATGGGAGGATCTCTTGTCCTCCcatttttattcttcatcttagtgATATTCTAAAATTAGCTGgaatctaaaatataaaattggTTTCTCTTTTGGGAAGTTCTTGGAATTTTTAAATCCTATTACTCTCTGAAGGATTTGTGGATAACTGATATGGCTGCAAAGGGAAAACAGTGTTGGTAGCTTTTACCTTCCTTGTTTAGCATGCAACTGATATGGTCGATAATTTTACAAAGCAATATTACTGTCAGTCTGTCACTATGGGATTGATATGGCTTTGTAGTTAGTCTCTGCTTTGTGGTAGTGTGCAGCTTTTGAAAGATTGACAGTATATAACATGGATACCTGTTGTTTTTTGTTTCCCCacaagataaaaaagaaaaatgttgcaTTGTTATGTTAATCAATGAGTGCAGTTAAATTTAGATGTTTCAATCTGCTACCACCTTGGTCTTGATTCTGGAAAGCCATCaacattttcttttactttacaAACTTCTGATGTTATAATTTTACTTCCTTCTATAGGTCATGTTTTATGAAGGTTTGAAAGATGTTACTGAATATGGGAAGCAAAGATTGACATCCAACTCAAATTGGCATGTCAATAACTCATTTGAGGGACTTGTTTTAGGAGGATTAGCTGGTGGTATGTCTTATGCCGCAC is a window encoding:
- the LOC112783970 gene encoding uncharacterized protein, whose translation is MTSSMAVQSSNPREAKPSKNDLSSHFFVWREFVWGAVAGAFGEGMMHPVDTIKTRIQSQAILPGVQNQKSILQMVRLVWHEDGIRGFYRGVAPGVIGSLATGATYFGVIESTKKWIEDSHPRLKGHWAHFIAGAVGDTLGSVVYVPCEVMKQRMQVQGTYSSWSSIAMNDGIAMNSSQKLYGYYTGMFHAGCSIWRTQGVKGLYAGYFSTLARDVPFAGLMVMFYEGLKDVTEYGKQRLTSNSNWHVNNSFEGLVLGGLAGGLSAYLTTPLDVIKTRLQVQGSTLRYNGWLDAICNIWEKEGMKGMFRGSIPRISWYIPASALTFMAVEFLRDHYNEGATDKKVQEVARLSVDKKKPMQEVS